A single Pseudoalteromonas phenolica DNA region contains:
- a CDS encoding endonuclease/exonuclease/phosphatase family protein codes for MNKSALAFCLLASLSVAGCSLNNLDTAESANLSSQETQSQTQTSDLGVPAKQGELRVAVFNAYLNRKNAGDILADVQSGDDTQIKKVAEIIQRVRPEVLLLAEFDYVADGSAVKALIKNYLNVSQNGVKGIDYPYFYLAESNTGIVTEFDLNNDGKAGVGGGDAYGFGVFPGQYAMVLLSQYPIITDEVRTFQKFLWKDMPNVTLPVNPETGEAWYNEEELEIFRLSSKSHWDVPVKVGNEVIHVLASHPTPPVFDGKEDRNGLRNHDEIRFWWDYVDPNASDYIYDDHGQKGGLGKNKRFVIMGDLNASPDEGNGTGNPMAKLFASEYINGNLTPISVGGVENAPNNQFAATHTADWKMRADYVIPSTFGIQVEQTAVFWPSKSDTNYHLVGPGLQSSDHRLVWSDITLSKQATDDTK; via the coding sequence ATGAATAAAAGTGCATTGGCGTTTTGCCTGTTGGCGAGTTTAAGTGTGGCGGGGTGTTCTCTGAATAATTTAGACACTGCAGAGTCAGCAAACTTGTCATCTCAAGAAACACAAAGCCAAACACAAACCAGTGATCTGGGTGTGCCTGCCAAGCAAGGTGAGCTTCGAGTTGCTGTTTTTAATGCATACTTAAATCGCAAAAATGCCGGCGATATTCTGGCCGATGTACAAAGCGGTGACGATACACAAATTAAAAAAGTGGCAGAGATCATCCAACGCGTTCGCCCAGAGGTGTTATTACTGGCGGAGTTCGATTATGTAGCCGATGGCAGTGCAGTAAAAGCGCTAATTAAAAATTACTTAAACGTCAGTCAAAATGGCGTAAAAGGCATTGATTATCCTTATTTTTACCTTGCAGAATCTAACACAGGTATTGTCACTGAATTTGATCTAAACAATGATGGCAAAGCGGGTGTCGGCGGTGGCGACGCTTATGGCTTTGGGGTCTTTCCTGGGCAATATGCCATGGTGTTGTTATCGCAGTATCCAATCATCACTGATGAAGTGCGCACCTTTCAAAAGTTTTTATGGAAAGACATGCCTAATGTCACGTTGCCAGTAAACCCTGAGACAGGCGAAGCCTGGTATAACGAGGAAGAGCTTGAAATATTTAGGTTGTCGTCGAAAAGCCATTGGGATGTGCCAGTAAAAGTGGGTAATGAAGTCATTCATGTGCTTGCCAGTCACCCAACACCGCCCGTGTTTGACGGTAAAGAAGACCGCAATGGCTTACGTAATCATGATGAAATTCGCTTTTGGTGGGATTATGTGGATCCAAATGCATCAGACTACATTTATGACGATCACGGTCAAAAGGGCGGGTTAGGTAAGAATAAGCGCTTTGTGATCATGGGCGATTTAAATGCGTCTCCTGATGAAGGTAATGGCACGGGTAACCCAATGGCTAAATTATTTGCCAGTGAATATATCAATGGCAACCTTACGCCTATTAGTGTGGGCGGCGTTGAGAATGCGCCAAATAATCAGTTTGCTGCAACCCATACTGCCGATTGGAAGATGCGTGCTGATTATGTGATCCCATCAACATTTGGCATTCAGGTTGAGCAAACTGCGGTGTTTTGGCCGAGTAAAAGCGATACGAACTATCATCTAGTCGGGCCGGGCCTGCAAAGTTCAGATCATCGTCTAGTTTGGTCTGATATCACATTAAGTAAGCAGGCAACTGACGATACTAAGTAA
- a CDS encoding efflux RND transporter periplasmic adaptor subunit gives MKTRQMLMMVATLTIILAGCSEPQSDMANQEQLRPVRTLQLVEQTEGPLQEFPAVVDAASTADLSFKVSGSITDLYVKQGQPVQAGDLIAHIDDTDYKLAVDEAQANFDKAKADFARAEQLIVSGTISQSDYDKLKSQFTSAKTKLANAKNNLAYTTLKASFTGVVSRTHVEQFEEIQAKQAIATLQDIEHINLKVNVPESIMIRVSKDAPKQVFAEFAAIKEERFPLEFVEVSTQADEATKTYEVTFSMLPPEGYNILPGMTAKVMAGTPSRTAANLYLPLATVLKDNQGNYVWTVESQGANKGKITKTPVVIGEISSLGFPVISGVEQGTFIVTAGMSKVTDGQIVKFSGGK, from the coding sequence ATGAAAACAAGACAAATGCTTATGATGGTCGCAACTTTGACGATCATACTCGCTGGCTGTTCTGAGCCGCAAAGTGATATGGCCAATCAAGAACAACTAAGGCCAGTCAGAACATTGCAACTTGTTGAGCAAACTGAAGGACCATTACAGGAGTTTCCGGCTGTTGTGGATGCAGCGAGTACCGCAGACTTGTCGTTTAAAGTGTCAGGCTCTATTACCGATTTATATGTAAAGCAAGGTCAACCGGTACAAGCGGGTGATCTTATAGCGCATATAGATGATACAGATTATAAACTGGCAGTAGACGAAGCTCAGGCAAATTTTGATAAGGCTAAAGCTGATTTTGCTAGAGCTGAACAATTGATTGTCTCGGGTACCATTAGTCAGTCAGATTACGATAAATTAAAGTCGCAATTTACGAGCGCTAAAACCAAATTAGCAAATGCGAAAAACAATCTTGCATATACCACTTTAAAAGCCTCATTTACCGGTGTTGTATCGCGAACTCATGTAGAACAATTTGAAGAGATACAAGCCAAACAGGCCATAGCGACATTACAAGATATCGAACATATTAACTTAAAAGTGAATGTGCCTGAAAGCATCATGATCCGCGTGAGTAAAGATGCACCAAAACAAGTCTTTGCTGAATTTGCAGCGATAAAAGAAGAGCGTTTTCCGCTGGAGTTTGTCGAAGTAAGCACACAGGCTGATGAAGCGACAAAAACATATGAAGTGACTTTCAGTATGTTGCCGCCTGAGGGCTACAATATTTTACCTGGTATGACGGCAAAAGTGATGGCGGGGACGCCAAGTCGCACAGCTGCAAATCTATATTTACCTTTAGCGACCGTACTAAAAGATAATCAGGGTAATTATGTGTGGACGGTCGAGTCTCAAGGGGCTAATAAAGGCAAAATAACTAAAACGCCAGTCGTCATTGGCGAAATCTCATCGTTAGGTTTTCCTGTTATATCGGGTGTTGAGCAAGGCACTTTCATCGTGACTGCGGGTATGAGCAAGGTAACCGACGGGCAAATAGTGAAGTTTTCAGGAGGTAAGTAA
- the groL gene encoding chaperonin GroEL (60 kDa chaperone family; promotes refolding of misfolded polypeptides especially under stressful conditions; forms two stacked rings of heptamers to form a barrel-shaped 14mer; ends can be capped by GroES; misfolded proteins enter the barrel where they are refolded when GroES binds) — MAAKEVLFAGDARTKMLAGVNVLANAVKVTLGPKGRNVVLDKSFGAPTITKDGVSVAKEIELEDKFENMGAQMVKEVASKANDAAGDGTTTATVLAQAIVNEGLKAVAAGMNPMDLKRGIDKAVVAAVEELKALSVPCADATAIAQVGTISANSDKEIGDIIAEAMEKVGRESGVITVEEGQSLENELDVVEGMQFDRGYLSPYFINNAEKGQVELDNPHILLVDKKVSNIRELLPTLEAVAKTSKPLLIIAEDLEGEALATLVVNNMRGIVKVAAVKAPGFGDRRKAMLQDIAILTGGTVISEEIGLELEKATIEDLGTAKRVVITKDDTTIIDGVGEQAAIDGRVEQIKAQIAEATSDYDKEKLQERMAKLAGGVAVIKVGAATEVEMKEKKDRVEDALHATRAAVEEGVVPGGGVALVRVASKIAELTGDNEDQNHGIKVALRAMEAPLRQIVSNAGDEASVVVNNVKAGEGNYGFNAANGTYSDMLEMGILDPTKVTRSALQYAASVAGLMITTEAMVSEIPQEAPAAPDMGGMGGMGGMGGMM, encoded by the coding sequence AAGTAACATTAGGTCCTAAGGGTCGTAACGTTGTTTTAGACAAGTCATTTGGCGCACCAACTATCACTAAAGACGGTGTATCTGTAGCGAAAGAAATCGAACTAGAAGACAAGTTCGAAAACATGGGCGCACAGATGGTTAAAGAAGTAGCGTCTAAAGCAAATGACGCTGCAGGTGACGGTACAACTACTGCAACGGTACTAGCACAAGCTATCGTGAATGAAGGCCTTAAAGCGGTTGCTGCGGGTATGAACCCAATGGATCTTAAGCGTGGTATCGACAAAGCAGTTGTTGCTGCAGTTGAAGAACTAAAAGCGCTTTCAGTTCCTTGTGCTGACGCAACTGCAATCGCGCAGGTAGGTACTATTTCTGCTAACTCAGACAAAGAAATCGGCGACATCATTGCAGAAGCAATGGAAAAAGTAGGCCGTGAGTCTGGTGTTATCACAGTTGAAGAAGGTCAGTCTCTAGAGAACGAACTAGACGTAGTAGAAGGTATGCAGTTTGACCGCGGTTACCTATCTCCGTACTTCATCAACAACGCTGAAAAAGGCCAAGTTGAGCTAGATAACCCACACATTCTTCTGGTAGACAAAAAAGTATCTAACATCCGTGAGCTACTGCCTACGCTAGAAGCGGTTGCTAAAACAAGCAAGCCACTACTTATTATTGCTGAAGACCTTGAAGGTGAAGCACTAGCAACGCTAGTAGTTAACAACATGCGTGGCATCGTGAAAGTTGCAGCGGTTAAAGCACCTGGTTTTGGCGACCGTCGTAAAGCAATGCTACAAGACATCGCGATTCTAACTGGCGGTACAGTTATCTCTGAAGAGATTGGTCTAGAGCTTGAAAAAGCAACGATTGAAGATCTAGGTACAGCTAAGCGCGTTGTTATCACTAAAGATGACACAACAATCATCGACGGTGTTGGTGAGCAAGCTGCAATCGACGGTCGTGTTGAGCAGATCAAAGCACAAATCGCAGAAGCAACGTCTGATTACGACAAAGAAAAGCTACAAGAGCGCATGGCTAAACTAGCTGGCGGCGTAGCAGTAATCAAAGTAGGTGCTGCAACTGAAGTTGAAATGAAAGAGAAGAAAGACCGTGTTGAAGATGCACTACACGCAACTCGCGCAGCGGTTGAAGAAGGTGTTGTACCAGGTGGTGGTGTTGCATTAGTTCGCGTAGCAAGCAAGATTGCAGAGCTTACAGGTGATAACGAAGACCAAAACCACGGTATTAAAGTTGCACTACGTGCAATGGAAGCACCACTTCGTCAAATCGTTTCAAACGCAGGTGACGAAGCATCAGTTGTTGTAAACAACGTTAAAGCGGGCGAAGGTAACTATGGCTTCAACGCGGCGAACGGTACTTACAGCGACATGCTTGAAATGGGTATTCTAGATCCAACTAAAGTAACGCGTTCAGCACTTCAGTACGCTGCATCAGTTGCGGGTCTTATGATCACAACAGAAGCAATGGTTTCTGAAATCCCGCAAGAAGCTCCAGCTGCACCAGACATGGGTGGCATGGGCGGAATGGGTGGCATGGGCGGCATGATGTAA
- a CDS encoding efflux RND transporter permease subunit — MNITRLALENNRTTWVLILVLLLSGILAFEKMPKDYDPGFIIRTAQVVTYFPGASPQRVEELVTDKIEKVVQQIPELDFVSSTSKTGVSIVSVNIKESYKEMRPIWDNLRRKIQSIEKDLPSDAQTPIVNDEFGDVFGVVIGLTAEGYTYREMEEVAEQVRDQLLRLPEAAKVDIFGVQEQRVFIEFENAKMAALGITPNQLKDQLAARNIVNPGGSIYIEDETLALEPSGNFESVEDIANTIINVSGSQQVILLSDIARVYRDYVDPAKSKVRVAQQSGMTIAISMRQGGNNLLLGEQVINALHHLESVYPIGVEFKLLSFLPKEVEKKVSDFVSNLLQAVLVVTVVMLFSLGLRTGLIVASLIPMSMVLGILVMSFFNISIDQISLAALIIALGMLVDNGIVMSENIMVQMERGKAAIDAAVDSAQELKIPLLVSSLTTGAAFLPIFLAESTTGEYTASLFKVVTITLLCSWLLAMTMIPMLCVYFTKVKKESANYDTGFYLFYKNILAGLIKYRWFTVLGCVGMLFIAIQGMQYVPKLFFPPSDRDYFKVELELPIGTRITTTESVVRDVESFIANNLKVNEQTDQGVTDWVSYIGNGGPRFLLTHSPEPTSSNYALMIITTTSYKHIDKVMKQIEGYALARHPDLLLKLRKIENGAPIANPVEVRLLGDDINVLMGIVDELKAKMRETAGLKSISDDWGLPIKKLQIKIDQARARRAGLSSRDIANSLQTGLSGMELTKYREGDELIPITLRSIAGDRQDIGKLEAMVVYSQATGRSVPLKQVADIEVVWESAQILRRDRLKAVKVGAQIEGITANEGFAQLLPWLEEQKANWPYGYDYELGGEAESSGKANQSIADKMPIAVFIIVILLIGQFNSIRKSVIVLTTIPLGFVGVVAALLLGQSFFGFMTLLGVISLAGIVINNAIVLLERIKMELDEDSSHPIQAIIYAAQQRMRPILLTTATTVLGLIPLYLGGGEMWEPMALTIMGGLLFSTLLTLGVVPVLYALLFRMKK, encoded by the coding sequence ATGAATATTACTCGCCTCGCTCTAGAAAATAATCGCACCACATGGGTGTTGATCTTGGTGCTCTTATTGTCGGGTATACTCGCCTTTGAAAAAATGCCGAAAGACTATGATCCGGGTTTTATTATCCGTACTGCACAAGTGGTGACTTACTTTCCTGGTGCTAGCCCACAGCGTGTTGAAGAGCTAGTGACAGATAAAATCGAGAAAGTCGTGCAACAAATTCCTGAGCTTGATTTTGTCAGTAGCACCTCAAAAACGGGGGTATCAATTGTCAGCGTCAATATTAAAGAAAGCTACAAAGAAATGCGGCCGATTTGGGATAACTTGCGTCGTAAAATTCAATCCATAGAAAAAGATCTACCAAGTGACGCGCAAACGCCTATCGTGAATGATGAGTTTGGAGATGTGTTTGGCGTAGTTATTGGCTTAACTGCCGAAGGCTATACCTATCGCGAAATGGAAGAAGTGGCTGAGCAAGTGCGAGATCAACTGCTACGCTTACCAGAGGCTGCTAAAGTCGACATTTTTGGGGTGCAAGAACAGCGTGTCTTTATTGAATTTGAAAATGCCAAAATGGCAGCATTGGGCATCACCCCAAATCAATTAAAAGATCAACTTGCGGCTCGTAATATAGTCAACCCAGGTGGCTCAATTTATATTGAAGATGAAACTTTGGCGTTAGAACCAAGTGGTAACTTTGAGTCAGTTGAAGATATTGCCAATACCATCATCAATGTATCGGGTAGCCAGCAAGTGATCTTGCTCAGTGATATTGCCCGTGTCTATCGTGATTACGTCGACCCAGCGAAGAGCAAGGTAAGAGTTGCCCAGCAAAGCGGCATGACCATCGCCATTTCTATGCGTCAAGGCGGTAACAACCTGCTACTCGGTGAGCAAGTGATTAACGCTTTACATCACCTTGAGTCGGTTTATCCGATTGGAGTTGAGTTCAAGCTGCTGTCATTTTTGCCTAAAGAAGTTGAAAAGAAAGTCTCGGACTTTGTGTCTAACTTATTGCAAGCGGTTTTAGTCGTGACTGTGGTTATGTTGTTTAGTCTTGGCCTAAGAACAGGTTTGATTGTCGCGAGTCTTATTCCAATGAGTATGGTGTTAGGCATTTTGGTGATGTCGTTTTTCAATATCAGCATAGACCAAATCTCTTTGGCAGCATTGATCATCGCATTAGGCATGCTGGTAGACAACGGTATTGTGATGTCTGAAAACATCATGGTTCAGATGGAACGAGGGAAAGCGGCCATAGATGCAGCCGTTGATTCGGCACAAGAGCTGAAAATTCCATTGCTGGTGTCGTCTCTCACAACGGGCGCGGCGTTTTTACCTATCTTTTTAGCAGAATCGACGACGGGGGAATATACCGCGTCGCTATTTAAAGTGGTGACCATTACCTTGTTATGTTCTTGGTTATTGGCGATGACCATGATCCCCATGCTATGTGTGTACTTTACTAAAGTGAAAAAAGAGTCAGCCAATTACGACACAGGCTTTTATCTGTTCTATAAAAACATTTTAGCAGGACTGATTAAGTACCGTTGGTTCACGGTTCTAGGTTGTGTGGGTATGTTGTTTATTGCTATCCAAGGTATGCAGTATGTGCCTAAATTGTTCTTCCCTCCGTCAGACCGTGATTATTTCAAAGTTGAATTAGAGCTTCCTATTGGTACGCGCATTACTACGACAGAGTCGGTGGTGCGTGATGTGGAATCGTTTATTGCTAACAACTTAAAAGTCAACGAACAAACAGATCAAGGCGTTACTGATTGGGTGAGCTATATCGGTAATGGTGGGCCTAGGTTTTTGTTAACACACAGTCCTGAGCCAACCAGCTCGAACTATGCCTTAATGATCATTACCACGACGTCGTACAAACATATCGATAAAGTGATGAAGCAAATTGAAGGCTATGCGTTGGCGCGTCACCCAGATCTGCTCTTAAAACTGCGTAAAATCGAAAATGGTGCACCGATAGCAAACCCGGTTGAAGTGAGGTTACTTGGTGATGACATCAATGTACTGATGGGGATTGTTGATGAGCTAAAAGCGAAAATGCGCGAAACAGCGGGCTTAAAGTCAATCAGCGACGATTGGGGTTTACCAATTAAAAAGCTGCAAATCAAAATCGACCAAGCACGAGCGCGTAGAGCGGGCTTGTCTAGCCGAGATATTGCAAATTCATTGCAAACGGGCTTGAGTGGCATGGAGCTTACCAAATACCGAGAGGGCGATGAGCTTATTCCGATTACCTTGCGTTCGATTGCAGGTGATAGACAAGATATTGGCAAGTTAGAGGCTATGGTAGTGTATTCGCAAGCAACAGGTCGTTCAGTGCCTCTGAAGCAAGTTGCTGACATCGAAGTTGTTTGGGAAAGCGCACAGATTTTACGTCGTGATCGCCTAAAAGCCGTTAAAGTTGGGGCGCAAATCGAAGGTATCACCGCTAATGAAGGATTTGCCCAGTTGCTCCCTTGGCTTGAGGAACAAAAAGCAAATTGGCCTTATGGCTATGACTATGAGCTCGGTGGTGAAGCAGAGTCATCAGGCAAGGCCAATCAATCAATTGCTGATAAGATGCCGATAGCCGTCTTCATTATTGTGATTCTATTAATTGGCCAATTTAACTCGATTCGTAAGTCGGTCATTGTGCTTACAACTATCCCACTTGGTTTTGTCGGTGTAGTGGCTGCATTATTACTCGGCCAGTCATTTTTTGGTTTTATGACACTACTGGGTGTAATTTCGCTGGCGGGTATTGTGATCAACAACGCGATTGTATTGCTTGAGCGCATTAAGATGGAGTTAGATGAAGACAGCAGTCATCCTATACAAGCCATTATTTATGCAGCACAGCAACGTATGCGACCAATTTTACTGACGACAGCAACAACAGTATTGGGCTTAATTCCATTGTACTTAGGCGGCGGCGAAATGTGGGAGCCTATGGCGTTGACTATTATGGGTGGGCTGTTGTTTTCGACCCTTTTGACCTTAGGAGTCGTGCCTGTCTTGTATGCGTTACTTTTCCGTATGAAAAAGTAA
- a CDS encoding S9 family peptidase, producing the protein MKAFHSLIAASVLCCLPVAAKSNLEFKDVFDFRYAQGQQLSDNGRLLTFSAKPYRGNSEGLVYDLTTNKIIARVPQGTKPQINKAANWVAFTQVPTLLEKETTKKKDKKKLKNHLILIDTQTHKQTTFAEVVDYQISDDGNWLAYRTKEKPEDDNADKKADKPESEIKADKKDKFYSLVIVNLRDMSKTTIEHVGKFALSPKEYGVLFNIHAEHGAKNHIGFFDLNTQTQSNLFDEPGVTLSQAIWHPKKPIVAFNMANYVNDDTRRRDHQITLWHSDTNTLKEINNPTGWFTGKTAKLTWSEQGERLYFQNRPELEAKVKELNYDDEASLTDFETIRAQKGLQVWHNNDAEIKTREAKTWQQANKNRHYQAVYHLNGEQVVQLANEQAPNIRLNTEANFLLASNDKPHLERIMYEGFFNDYAAINVKTGKQTQIIKGSPFRPSLSPTGSHAAFFKDQQVWLKDLSSQSMSPLTKAVREAIFADDKHDYPSEQPGYGFAGWQLDGSIVYVYSKFDIWAFDVNTQQATRLTKGRETNTQYRVKYLDKNQLGFAANDTLMLHTHNTENKQSGVATLNLATGKVKTVLKGEARYALVAKAKHADKLIFTKESYHQFPDFWQTTSTFSKTKKVTDLNPQVKNFAWGGKPELVQYKGYNGEDLQGVLIKPAGYKEGDKVPTVIYFYRYMSQRMYNFPKMELNHRPNFPMFTSNGYALFLPDIRFEIGKPGPSSTQTMINAAQKLIDMGVAHPEKIGLQGHSWAGYQSAFMITQTDMFKAVVSGAPVSNMTSAYSGIRLKSGLARQFQYETGQSRIGKPLTQALDLYIENSPVFFADKVNTPVLIMFGDADGAVPWQEGIQYYLALRRHNKDAIFLQYEGEPHHLKKFPNQVDFSIRMMEYFDHHLKGKPAADWIKSGVKHQPE; encoded by the coding sequence ATGAAGGCGTTCCACTCTCTAATTGCAGCCAGTGTGCTGTGCTGCTTGCCTGTTGCGGCGAAATCAAATCTTGAATTTAAAGATGTATTTGATTTTCGTTATGCACAAGGTCAGCAACTTTCTGACAACGGCCGATTACTGACTTTTTCTGCCAAGCCCTATCGCGGAAACAGTGAAGGCTTAGTCTATGACTTAACAACAAACAAAATTATTGCGCGTGTTCCGCAAGGCACTAAGCCACAGATCAACAAGGCTGCAAACTGGGTGGCATTCACGCAAGTGCCTACCCTATTAGAAAAAGAAACCACCAAGAAAAAAGATAAGAAAAAATTAAAAAATCATCTTATTTTGATTGATACACAAACTCATAAGCAAACCACCTTTGCTGAAGTAGTTGATTACCAAATCAGTGATGACGGTAACTGGCTGGCTTATCGCACCAAAGAAAAACCAGAAGACGATAATGCAGACAAAAAAGCTGACAAGCCTGAAAGCGAAATTAAGGCAGATAAAAAAGACAAGTTTTATTCTCTGGTTATCGTAAACCTGCGTGATATGAGCAAAACGACCATTGAACATGTTGGTAAGTTTGCGCTAAGCCCTAAAGAATATGGCGTACTATTTAATATTCATGCTGAACATGGCGCAAAAAACCACATTGGCTTTTTTGATTTAAACACGCAAACGCAAAGCAATTTATTCGACGAGCCAGGGGTCACCTTAAGCCAAGCAATTTGGCACCCTAAAAAGCCTATTGTTGCTTTTAACATGGCCAATTATGTAAATGATGATACACGTCGTCGCGACCATCAAATTACTCTATGGCACAGTGATACCAATACCCTAAAAGAGATTAATAATCCAACAGGGTGGTTCACAGGAAAAACGGCTAAACTAACCTGGTCTGAGCAAGGCGAGCGCTTATACTTCCAAAACCGTCCAGAACTGGAAGCGAAAGTAAAAGAACTAAATTACGACGACGAAGCGTCACTCACTGACTTTGAGACGATTCGAGCCCAAAAAGGCCTACAGGTTTGGCACAATAATGATGCTGAAATTAAAACTCGTGAAGCCAAAACATGGCAACAAGCGAACAAAAACCGCCACTATCAAGCGGTTTACCATCTAAATGGTGAGCAAGTTGTGCAGCTTGCTAACGAGCAAGCACCAAATATTCGCTTAAACACCGAAGCGAATTTCTTATTAGCAAGTAACGATAAGCCACATTTAGAACGTATTATGTATGAAGGCTTCTTCAACGACTATGCAGCCATTAATGTGAAAACAGGTAAGCAAACTCAAATCATCAAAGGCTCACCGTTTAGACCAAGTCTGTCTCCAACAGGAAGCCATGCTGCATTCTTTAAAGACCAGCAGGTTTGGTTAAAAGACTTATCATCGCAATCTATGTCACCTCTAACCAAAGCTGTCAGAGAAGCGATTTTCGCCGATGACAAGCATGATTACCCGAGTGAACAACCGGGCTATGGCTTTGCGGGTTGGCAACTTGACGGCTCAATTGTTTATGTATATTCAAAGTTTGATATTTGGGCATTTGATGTAAACACGCAGCAAGCTACGCGTTTAACAAAAGGCAGAGAAACAAACACCCAATACCGCGTAAAGTATCTTGATAAAAATCAGCTTGGTTTTGCTGCAAATGACACCTTAATGCTGCATACCCACAACACTGAAAATAAACAGTCGGGCGTAGCAACGCTGAACCTAGCGACAGGTAAAGTAAAAACAGTACTAAAAGGCGAAGCCCGCTATGCGCTGGTCGCTAAAGCTAAGCACGCAGACAAGCTCATTTTCACCAAAGAAAGCTATCATCAGTTCCCTGATTTTTGGCAAACCACCAGCACATTCTCAAAAACCAAAAAAGTGACTGACTTAAACCCGCAAGTGAAAAACTTTGCTTGGGGTGGTAAGCCTGAATTAGTGCAGTATAAAGGCTATAACGGCGAAGACTTACAAGGTGTGCTAATCAAACCTGCAGGCTACAAAGAAGGTGATAAAGTACCTACGGTTATTTATTTCTACCGCTATATGAGCCAACGCATGTATAACTTCCCGAAAATGGAGTTAAACCATAGGCCAAACTTCCCAATGTTTACCTCGAACGGTTACGCATTATTCTTACCTGATATTCGTTTTGAAATTGGTAAGCCGGGCCCGTCATCAACACAAACCATGATCAACGCCGCACAAAAGCTGATTGATATGGGGGTCGCACATCCTGAAAAGATTGGTTTACAAGGTCACTCATGGGCAGGCTATCAAAGTGCCTTTATGATCACGCAAACCGATATGTTTAAAGCAGTTGTGTCGGGTGCTCCTGTATCAAATATGACCTCAGCATATAGTGGCATTCGCTTAAAGTCGGGGCTTGCCCGTCAATTCCAATATGAAACAGGCCAAAGTCGAATCGGCAAACCACTGACGCAAGCGCTTGATTTATACATTGAGAACTCACCAGTATTCTTTGCAGATAAAGTGAATACTCCTGTGCTGATTATGTTTGGCGATGCTGATGGCGCGGTACCATGGCAAGAAGGTATTCAATATTACCTAGCACTACGTAGACATAATAAAGATGCTATCTTCTTACAATACGAAGGAGAACCTCATCACCTGAAGAAGTTTCCAAACCAAGTTGATTTCTCAATTCGTATGATGGAGTACTTTGATCATCACTTGAAGGGAAAGCCTGCTGCTGATTGGATTAAGAGTGGGGTTAAACACCAACCAGAGTAG
- a CDS encoding DUF3016 domain-containing protein, whose translation MKKLCFTLLALSMPFLSIAGEAKVTWKDFNDYRDVHPANEVKGSYHKRVAKQFEKHMSKLAEQLPEGYKLNVTFDDIDLAGDSRMNMQDIRVIKPIYFPKLTISYSVEDKYGATISSAEKLVLKDMNFMDRIKKGRDTSFYYEKRLLNEWFEEQILVNTDV comes from the coding sequence ATGAAAAAGCTATGTTTTACTTTACTCGCTTTGAGTATGCCATTTTTAAGTATCGCTGGTGAGGCGAAAGTTACTTGGAAAGACTTTAACGATTACCGCGATGTGCACCCTGCAAATGAAGTAAAAGGGTCATATCACAAACGTGTAGCTAAGCAGTTTGAAAAACATATGAGCAAACTGGCGGAGCAGCTCCCTGAAGGTTACAAGCTGAATGTGACTTTTGACGATATCGATCTTGCAGGCGACTCAAGAATGAATATGCAAGATATACGTGTGATAAAGCCAATATATTTTCCAAAGTTGACCATCAGTTACAGTGTTGAAGATAAATATGGTGCAACGATCAGCAGTGCAGAGAAGCTCGTATTAAAAGATATGAACTTTATGGATCGCATAAAGAAAGGTCGAGATACGTCTTTTTATTATGAGAAACGGTTATTAAATGAGTGGTTTGAAGAGCAAATTTTAGTTAATACTGACGTATAA